The Salvia miltiorrhiza cultivar Shanhuang (shh) chromosome 1, IMPLAD_Smil_shh, whole genome shotgun sequence genome has a window encoding:
- the LOC131007226 gene encoding uncharacterized protein LOC131007226 gives MPPKRGRPARNNNNRRNRNAVPEEPQDTRGHNPSPPPPTRRVEELFLRQNPPTFDGTSEPAEAEIWVRAMERIFNFLRCTDEERLSCVSFQLTGSADFWWEARRKILTPEQWASYTWEDFKTGLYDKYIPKSYRKKKEAEFYELKQGKKSVVEYDKEFCNLSRFAPQQVDTEGKMAEKFCAGLRYEIKMALASHGGLSYTESLNRALDVEAAMPSDKSASSLISTPNDPPAASHTLKGKRKWDNNEDNINQTNKTMSQENKRAEQYVQQRHEAQTNLESIGGSQSQKGISPCPNCGKMHRGICRAGTKDCYNCGQKGHYSTQCPNRQRGSAIGNTRTLLPAIRGHLRNQPKSHQ, from the coding sequence atgccgcctaagagaggacgccctgcgagaaacaataacaatcgcagaaatcgtaacgctgtacccgaagaaccacaagatactcgaggacataacccatcccctccgcccccgactaggagagtcgaagaactctttttaaggcaaaacccacctacgtttgacggaacgagtgaaccggctgaagctgagatttgggtgcgtgcaatggaacgcattttcaactttctacgttgtactgatgaggagcgcctatcttgtgtctcattccagctaacaggatcagctgacttctggtgggaagcacgtcgaaaaattctgacacctgaacaatgggcaagttatacttgggaagattttaagacaggattatatgataaatatattccgaaaagttatagaaagaagaaagaagctgagttctacgagttgaagcaaggaaagaaatctgtggttgaatacgacaaggaattctgcaacctgtcaaggtttgctccacaacaagtggacacagaggggaagatggcagagaaattttgtgccggactgcggtacgaaattaagatggctctagcaagccacggaggactctcatacacggagtctctgaacagggcacttgacgttgaagctgcaatgccgtcggACAAGTCAGCCTCATCATTGATCTCGACGCCAAACGACCCACCAGCAGCCTCACATACGCTCAAAGGGAAacgcaagtgggacaacaatgaagacaatatcaatcagactaATAAGACAATGTCGCAAGAAAATAAACGGGCTGAACAGTATGTTCAACAAAggcacgaggcacagactaatCTCGAGTCAATTGGGGGTAGCCAAAGTCAGaaaggaatttcaccttgcccaaattgcggtaagatgcataggggtatctgtcgggctggaactaaagattgttacaattgtggccaaaaaggtcactactccacgcaatgccccaacagacaacgaggttcagcaattgGGAACACCCGCACCCTcttgccagcaatacgtggacacttgcgaaatcagcctaaatcacatcagtga
- the LOC131007227 gene encoding pentatricopeptide repeat-containing protein At2g22410, mitochondrial-like has protein sequence MENYLGIILQKCKTVNQLKQTHLQVLINGLKHSNFLAVKLISLSSDFISLDHAVKLFGDLPSPNLISHNILMKCSIGKSHKTAAAAYNRLRELGISPNSFTFTFLLSCFASFGKLRCSEIVHGNVLKIGFAPSSVFVMNNLLDFYGKCAADLGVVAKVFDEMPERDVVSWNTMIRSYMSYGDVARAMRLFEAMPGKNLVSWNTVVSGLVKAGKMEAADEVFRRTHERNSVSWNVMISGYVKLGEVGSAREVFDQMPERSVASWTAMVSGYAASGDIGNARKMFDEMPSKNVISWNAMIAGCVSNNRFDEALAVFQEMLVDGGCRPDQTTLISVLSACTRLNSLEYGRWIESYTRRNKFELSLPLGNALIDMFAKCGDLESALIIFDKMPQRCIITWTSMISGLAVNGRCREALTLFDTMCVEGQKPDDVIFIAVLSACAHGGLVEEGKALFNQMVHDFGIEARIEHYGCMVDVLARAGRIEEAIRFTESMHLEANSVIWATLLSACKLHGNRDLMEFLNKKILEQEPYDPNYLKLITDLSSSAGWWQEASIFRVAAREQGRERVTGCSSIHVGESVHEFVAKDTSHPQRMEVYGALRSLNRQMKPLFGVNMELLDSLVVMGC, from the coding sequence ATGGAGAATTATCTGGGCATTATCTTGCAGAAATGCAAAACTGTAAATCAATTGAAACAGACCCATCTTCAAGTACTCATCAATGGCTTAAAACATAGCAATTTTCTAGCTGTCAAGCTCATTTCACTTTCCTCAGACTTCATCTCTCTCGATCACGCAGTCAAACTGTTCGGCGATTTGCCGAGCCCAAATCTCATATCCCACAACATTCTGATGAAATGCTCGATTGGGAAGTCTCACaaaaccgccgccgccgcttacAACCGATTGCGAGAGTTGGGCATATCGCCAAACAGCTTCACCTTCACATTTCTGCTCAGCTGTTTCGCGTCGTTTGGTAAGCTTCGATGCAGCGAGATCGTGCACGGTAATGTTTTAAAGATTGGGTTCGCGCCGTCGAGCGTGTTTGTGATGAACAATCTCTTGGATTTCTACGGTAAATGCGCGGCGGATTTGGGGGTAGTCGCGAAGGTGTTCGATGAAATGCCTGAGAGGGATGTTGTCTCGTGGAACACGATGATTAGGTCTTACATGAGCTATGGCGACGTGGCTCGCGCGATGAGGTTGTTCGAGGCGATGCCGGGGAAGAATTTGGTGTCATGGAACACCGTCGTGTCGGGGCTCGTGAAGGCGGGCAAGATGGAGGCGGCGGATGAAGTTTTCCGACGGACGCACGAGAGGAATAGCGTCTCGTGGAACGTGATGATCTCGGGCTACGTCAAGCTGGGCGAGGTGGGGAGCGCGAGGGAGGTGTTCGATCAAATGCCCGAGAGAAGCGTGGCTTCGTGGACCGCGATGGTGTCGGGTTACGCGGCGAGTGGCGACATCGGCAATGCGAGAAAGATGTTCGATGAAATGCCGTCGAAAAATGTGATCTCGTGGAACGCTATGATCGCCGGCTGCGTCAGCAACAACCGTTTCGACGAAGCTTTAGCGGTTTTTCAAGAGATGCTAGTCGATGGCGGATGCAGGCCGGATCAGACGACACTGATCAGCGTCCTCTCGGCCTGCACGCGATTGAACTCGCTCGAGTACGGGAGGTGGATCGAGTCGTACACGAGGAGGAACAAATTCGAGCTCTCGCTGCCCCTAGGCAACGCTTTGATAGACATGTTCGCGAAGTGTGGGGATCTAGAGAGCGCGTTGATCATCTTCGACAAGATGCCTCAGAGATGCATCATCACCTGGACCTCAATGATCTCGGGGCTGGCCGTCAACGGCCGCTGCAGGGAAGCCCTAACCCTCTTCGACACCATGTGTGTGGAAGGCCAGAAGCCCGATGATGTCATCTTCATCGCGGTCCTCTCAGCCTGCGCCCACGGAGGGCTGGTCGAAGAGGGGAAGGCGTTGTTCAATCAAATGGTGCACGATTTTGGTATTGAGGCGCGGATTGAGCACTACGGGTGCATGGTCGACGTTCTTGCCCGAGCCGGGCGGATAGAGGAAGCGATCAGGTTTACGGAGAGTATGCATTTGGAGGCTAATTCTGTGATTTGGGCAACTTTGTTGTCTGCTTGTAAACTCCATGGGAATAGGGATTTGATGGAGTTCTTGAACAAAAAGATTTTGGAACAAGAGCCTTATGATCCCAACTATTTGAAGCTCATCACAGACTTGAGCTCCTCTGCTGGCTGGTGGCAGGAGGCCTCGATTTTTCGGGTGGCTGCTCGAGAGCAGGGGAGGGAGAGAGTCACCGGTTGCAGCTCGATTCACGTCGGAGAAAGTGTTCATGAATTTGTGGCTAAAGATACCAGCCATCCACAGAGAATGGAGGTTTATGGAGCTTTGAGGAGTTTGAATAGGCAAATGAAGCCTCTATTTGGTGTCAATATGGAACTCCTTGATTCACTTGTGGTCATGGGGTGTTAA